Proteins found in one Sorghum bicolor cultivar BTx623 chromosome 1, Sorghum_bicolor_NCBIv3, whole genome shotgun sequence genomic segment:
- the LOC8081219 gene encoding probable acyl-activating enzyme 18, peroxisomal isoform X2 — protein sequence MAASARGSVWEIQPRDVEAAGLAAADAAAFVAALRSAAAAAGSGATRDAVWAAVAAAGVLRPEHPHALHQLVYYSTYAGWDRDARGPPPYWFPSPIDCKQTNLGRLMEANGPKLLGSSYKDPISSLSHFYRFSVENQEVYWSMVLKQLAVNFKQEPRSILSTSDRSKKGGTWLQGAVLNIAECCLLPCPSLKRTDDSTAIIWRDEGLDDYPVNRMSLKELRGQVITVAHALDAMFEKGDRIAIDMPMTCNAVIIYLAIILGGFVVVSIADSFAPQEIGSRMGVSKAKAIFTQDFIVRGGKKVPLYSRVVQGTSSKAVVIPAIGDSIGITLRNGDMSWKDFLSRAAGRSSSYSPVYQSVDALTNILFSSGTTGEPKAIPWTQLSPIRCASDTWAHLDVRPCEIGCWPTNLGWVMGPIIIYSCFLNGAALALYHGSPLGRDFCKFVQDAGVTVLGSVPSLVKSWKAGNCAEGLDWTKIRVLGTTGEASDIDDNLWLTSRASYKPIVECCGGTELASSYIQGSLLRPQVFGAFSGASMSTGFVILDEQGTPYQLRRHGDIIQRTVGGYYIVQGRADDTMNLGGIKTSSVEIERVCNRADECLLETAAVSIKPSGGGPEHLAILAVLKDRSAQYDVNLLKRKFQTAIQKNLNPLFKVSYVKVVPEFPRTASNKLLRRVLRDQLAQELSNRSKL from the exons ATGGCGGCGAGCGCGAGGGGGAGCGTGTGGGAGATCCAGCCGCGCGACGTGGAGGCGGCGGGGCTCGCCGCAGCCGACGCGGCCGCGTTCGTCGCCGCGCTCCgctccgccgcggccgccgcgggcTCGGGAGCCACGCGGGACGCCGTGTGGGCGGCGGTTGCGGCGGCGGGGGTGCTGCGGCCGGAGCACCCGCACGCGCTCCACCAGCTCGTCTACTACTCCACCTACGCTGGGTGGGACCGCGACGCCCGGGGCCCGCCGCCGTACTGGTTCCCGTCTCC AATTGACTGTAAGCAAACAAACCTGGGGAGATTGATGGaagcaaatggaccaaagctgTTAGGATCATCATACAAGGACCCTATATCAAGTCTTAGCCACTTTTACAGGTTTTCCGTAGAGAACCAAGAG GTCTACTGGTCAATGGTGCTAAAGCAACTAGCAGTCAATTTTAAACAAGAACCAAGGTCAATTCTGAGTACATCAGATAGATCAAAGAAAGGGGGGACATGGCTTCAAGGTGCAGTGCTCAATATAGCTGAATGTTGTCTGCTGCCTTGTCCTTCCCTGAAGAGGACAGATGACAGTACAGCTATCATTTGGAGGGATGAAGGCCTTGATGATTATCCAGTGAACCGTATGTCACTGAAGGAGCTTCGCGGTCAAGTGAT AACTGTTGCACATGCCTTAGATGCCATGTTTGAGAAGGGGGACCGGATTGCAATAGACATGCCTATGACATGCAATGCAGTCATAATATATTTGGCGATCATCCTTGGTGGCTTTGTTGTTGTATCTATAGCGGATAGTTTTGCACCTCAGGAGATTGGTAGTCGTATGggtgtctcaaaagcaaaaGCAATTTTTACCCAG GATTTCATTGTTAGAGGAGGGAAGAAAGTTCCACTTTACAG TCGTGTCGTACAAGGGACTTCGTCTAAAGCTGTTGTGATTCCTGCAATTGGAGACTCTATTGGAATTACGCTAAGGAATGGTGATATGTCATGGAAAGATTTTCTTTCTCGTGCTGCTGGAAG GTCATCTTCTTATTCTCCAGTTTATCAATCTGTGGATGCACTAACTAATATACTATTTTCTTCAGGAACAACTG GGGAGCCAAAAGCAATACCGTGGACACAACTTTCTCCCATAAGATGTGCATCTGATACCTGGGCGCATTTGGATGTTCGTCCATGTGAAATAGGTTGCTGGCCAACTAATCTGGGCTGGGTTATGGGACCAATAATCATATACTCATGCTTTCTAAATGGGGCGGCTTTGGCTTTATATCATGGATCTCCACTTGGACGCGATTTCTGCAAGTTTGTACAG gATGCTGGTGTGACTGTATTAGGAAGTGTGCCTAGCTTGGTGAAGTCATGGAAAGCTGGGAACTGTGCTGAAGGGCTTGACTGGACCAAAATCAG AGTACTAGGCACAACAGGGGAGGCTTCTGATATTGATGACAATCTGTGGCTAACTTCGCGTGCCTCATACAAGCCCATTGTTGAGTGCTGTGGGGGCACAGAGTTGGCATCCTCATACATTCAAGGGAGTCTTTTGCGACCACAGGTCTTTGGAGCTTTTAGTGGTGCATCAATGTCCACTGGGTTTGTCATACTTGATGAACAGGGAACTCCGTAT CAACTCAGACGACATGGAGATATAATCCAGAGGACAGTAGGTGGGTACTATATTGTACAGGGAAGGGCGGATGACACCATGAACCTTGGAGGAATTAAG ACCAGTTCAGTTGAGATAGAGCGGGTATGCAACAGAGCTGACGAGTGTCTGCTAGAAACAGCAGCAGTTAGCATCAAGCCTTCTGGCGGGGGACCAGAACATCTAGCTATCTTAGCAGTGCTAAAAGATAGATCGGCCCAGTATGACGTGAATCTTCTCAAGAGGAAGTTTCAGACAGCCATTCAGAAGAACCTTAACCCTCTCTTCAAG GTGAGCTATGTCAAAGTCGTTCCTGAGTTCCCAAGAACAGCTTCGAACAAGCTGCTGAGAAGGGTTCTGAGGGATCAACTAGCGCAGGAACTCTCAAATCGGAGCAAGCTATGA
- the LOC110437137 gene encoding lipid phosphate phosphatase delta, whose product MEAAAVVGLGTGAGAGLTRWQAAALAAVAGWVCAASFFDLTRRTRALVQPWVTRRVHAETAAILRLQRLLEHKLLDNFFSVLSCVVSVPFYTGFLPLLFWSGHGRLARQMTLLMAFCDYLGNSLKDMVSAPRPCSPPVRRVTATEDEKENAMEYGLPSSHALNTVCLMGYLLHYVLTYGEHGSVIVAAGLSLAFLLVMLVGIARIYLGMHSLTDVVAGIGFGIVILAFWLAVDDHVDAFIVSGKNVATFWAGLSLLMCFAYPKPEFPTPSFDYHTAFNGVAFGIVYGIQQTYFHFHTPDAPLIFSAQLPLPTFAGRILIGIPTILIVKFCSKALSKWLLPVMCSTLGIPIVSSCYVPALKVDSSGKNKQAAGYLQRLFSHFPQKAYDVDTGIRFVQYAGLAWSVVDLVPAIFSHLNL is encoded by the exons ATGGAGGCTGCGGCGGTCGTGGGTTTGGGTactggcgcgggcgcgggcctGACCAGGTggcaggcggcggcgctggcAGCGGTGGCCGGGTGGGTGTGTGCGGCCTCCTTCTTCGACCTCACGCGCCGGACGCGCGCGCTCGTCCAGCCGTGGGTCACGCGCCGGGTGCACGCCGAGACGGCGGCCATCCTCAGGTTACAG AGGTTGTTGGAGCACAAGTTGTTGGACAATTTCTTCTCTGTGCTGTCATGCGTTGTCTCCGTGCCCTTCTACACGGGATTCCTCCCTCTTCTCTTCTGG AGTGGACACGGCAGACTGGCTAGGCAGATGACCCTCCTCATGGCTTTCTGCGATTACCTCGGCAACTCTCTCAAG GATATGGTGTCAGCCCCTCGGCCATGCTCTCCTCCTGTTAGAAGAGTGACAGCTACAGAAGATGAGAAGGAAAATGCCATGGAATATGGCCTGCCATCATCGCATGCTCTCAACACTGTTTGTTTGATGGG ATATCTATTACATTATGTCCTCACATATGGAGAACATGGCAGTGTTATAGTTGCTGCGGGTTTATCTCTAGCTTTCTTACTTGTTATGCTAGTTGGCATTG CGAGGATATATTTGGGTATGCACAGCTTGACCGATGTTGTTGCTGGAAttggttttggaattgtcatccTTGCATTCTGGTTGGCTGTCGATGACCATGTTGATGCCTTCATTGTCTCTGGGAAAAATG TTGCAACCTTCTGGGCAGGCCTTTCTCTATTGATGTGCTTTGCGTATCCAAAGCCAGAATTCCCTACTcctagctttgattaccacacaGCATTCAATGGAGTCGCTTTCGGAATT GTGTACGGCATCCAACAAACCTACTTCCACTTTCACACCCCTGACGCCCCCCTCATCTTTAGCGCTCAGCTGCCCCTTCCCACATTCGCCGGGCGCATCCTCATCGGGATCCCAACCATCCTGATCGTGAAATTCTGCAGCAAAGCGCTCTCCAAGTGGCTGCTGCCCGTGATGTGCAGCACCCTGGGCATCCCCATTGTGTCATCTTGCTACGTCCCTGCCCTGAAAGTCGACAGCAGCGGCAAGAACAAGCAGGCCGCCGGGTACCTCCAGCGGCTGTTCTCTCACTTTCCCCAGAAGGCCTACGACGTGGACACGGGCATCAGGTTCGTCCAGTACGCCGGCCTCGCATGGTCCGTGGTTGACTTGGTGCCGGCCATATTCAGCCATTTGAATCTGTAG
- the LOC110437138 gene encoding serine/threonine-protein phosphatase PP2A-2 catalytic subunit — protein sequence MSSPHGGLDDQIERLMQCKPLAEPEVRALCEKAKEILMEESNVQPVKSPVTICGDIHGQFHDLAELFRIGGKCPDTNYLFMGDYVDRGYYSVETVTLLVALKVRYPQRITILRGNHESRQITQVYGFYDECLRKYGNANVWKTFTDLFDYFPLTALVESEIFCLHGGLSPSIETLDNIRNFDRVQEVPHEGPMCDLLWSDPDDRCGWGISPRGAGYTFGQDISEQFNHTNSLRLIARAHQLVMEGFNWAHEQKVVTIFSAPNYCYRCGNMASILEVDDCREHTFIQFEPAPRRGEPDVTRRTPDYFL from the exons ATGAGCAGTCCCCATGGCGGCCTCGACGACCAGATCGAGCGGCTCATGCAGTGCAAGCCGCTCGCTGAGCCCGAG GTCAGAGCTCTGTGTGAGAAGGCAAAGGAGATTCTGATGGAGGAAAGCAATGTTCAG CCTGTAAAGAGTCCTGTTACTATATGCGGTGATATTCATGGACAATTTCACGATCTTGCTGAACTCTTCCGAATTGGTGGAAAG TGTCCAGATACGAACTACCTGTTTATGGGAGATTATGTTGACCGTGGTTACTACTCTGTCGAAACTGTCACA CTTTTGGTGGCTTTAAAAGTTCGATATCCTCAGAGGATCACCATTCTCAGAGGAAACCATGAAAGCCGACAG ATTACTCAAGTTTATGGATTCTATGATGAATGCTTAAGGAA GTATGGAAACGCAAATGTCTGGAAAACCTTTACAGATCTATTTGATTACTTCCCCTTGACTGCATTG GTCGAGTCAGAAATATTTTGCTTGCATGGTGGATTATCGCCATCCATTGAGACCCTCGACAACATCCGCAACTTCGATCGCGTCCAGGAAGTTCCTCATGAAGGTCCAATGTGTGATCTTCTGTGGTCTGATCCAGATGATCGATGTGGTTGGGGTATTTCTCCACGTGGTGCTGGGTATACCTTCGGACAG GATATATCAGAGCAGTTCAACCATACCAATAGCCTAAGGCTAATTGCTAGAGCTCACCAATTGGTTATGGAGGGATTCAATTGGGCTCAT GAGCAAAAAGTTGTGACTATATTTAGTGCACCTAATTATTGCTACCGCTGTGGGAACATGGCATCAATCCTAGAAGTGGATGATTGCAGGGAGCATACTTTCATCCAG TTTGAGCCAGCCCCAAGAAGGGGAGAGCCAGATGTAACTCGTAGGACACCTGACTATTTCCTGTGA
- the LOC110433378 gene encoding DEAD-box ATP-dependent RNA helicase 37-like — protein MRSSWADSVANAEESAPATVTATAPAANHQNSRPTLSAYVPPHLRGRSGGPLPENKAAPAAAPAPADVRPATVQPSGYAAVVGGGSRWAGPAVGGSGGGGGSAIVGPRQGGGGRGGGWNSRPGWDRRDREPNPFANTEAADVDFESQENTGINFDAYEDIPVETSGHDVPPPVNTFAEIDLGDAVNENIRRCKYVKPTPVQRHAIPIANAGRDLMACAQTGSGKTAAFCFPIISGILKSRDLRPPQTQRQRARAACPLALILSPTRELSMQIHEEAKKFSYQTGVRVVVAYGGAPIHQQLRELERGVEILVATPGRLMDLLERARVSLQTIKYLTLDEADRMLDMGFEPQIRKIVEQMDMPPRGVRQTMLFSATFPKEIQRLASDFLADYIFLAVGRVGSSTDLIAQRVEFVLEADKRSYLMDLLHAQKANGTHGKQSLTLVFVETKRGADALEDWLFKNGFPATSIHGDRTQQEREYALRSFKSGATPILVATDVAARGLDIPHVAHVINFDLPNDIDDYVHRIGRTGRAGKSGLATAFFNEGNLSLARPLCDLMHEANQEVPTWLENYAARSSYGGGGGRNRRSGGARFGGRDFRRDRDFRGGGGGGGYSGGGYGGGGGYGGSYGGGATSSWD, from the exons atgCGATCTTCATGGGCTGATTCAGTTGCGAACGCCGAGGAATCGGCGCCCGCGACTGTAACTGCTACTGCCCCTGCTGCTAATCATCAGAACTCGCGCCCCACCCTCAGTGCATACGTTCCTCCCCACCTTCGTGGCCGCTCAGGTGGTCCTCTCCCTGAGAACAAAGCAGCGCCTGCTGCAGCTCCTGCACCAGCTGACGTAAGGCCTGCTACTGTGCAGCCTTCTGGTTACGCAGCTGTTGTTGGTGGCGGCTCTCGCTGGGCAGGCCCTGCTGTTGGTGGtagtggcggcggtggtggtagcGCCATAGTTGGTCCTCGCCAGGGTGGTGGCGGTCGAGGCGGTGGTTGGAACTCCCGACCTGGGTGGGACCGTAGAGACCGTGAACCAAACCCTTTTGCCAATACAGAGGCTGCAGATGTTGATTTCGAGAGTCAGGAGAATACAGGCATCAATTTTGACGCCTATGAGGATATTCCTGTTGAGACAAGTGGCCATGACGTCCCTCCGCCAGTCAATACCTTTGCAGAGATTGATTTGGGTGATGCAGTGAATGAGAATATACGACGGTGCAAGTATGTGAAGCCAACACCGGTACAGCGACATGCTATTCCTATCGCCAATGCAGGTCGGGACCTCATGGCTTGTGCACAGACAGGGTCTGGAAAGACTGCAGCCTTCTGTTTCCCTATCATTAGTGGGATCTTGAAGTCAAGGGACTTGAGGCCACCCCAGACCCAGAGGCAAAGAGCCAGGGCTGCTTGCCCTCTGGCATTGATACTATCCCCTACTCGTGAGCTATCTATGCAA ATTCATGAAGAAGCAAAGAAGTTTTCATACCAAACTGGTGTGAGGGTGGTTGTTGCATATGGTGGAGCACCAATACATCAGCAG CTGAGGGAACTGGAAAGGGGTGTCGAAATCCTTGTGGCAACTCCTGGTCGTTTGATGGACCTGTTGGAGAGAGCCAGAGTGTCACTGCAAACGATAAAGTATTTAACtcttgatgaagctgatcgaatGCTCGATATGGGCTTTGAGCCACAGATCCGCAAGATTGTTGAGCAAATGGATATGCCCCCTCGTGGTGTGAGGCAGACTATGCTGTTTAGTgctacttttccaaaagaaatccaG CGGCTGGCTTCAGATTTCCTTGCTGATTACATATTCCTTGCTGTTGGAAGAGTTGGTTCCAGTACGGATTTGATTGCTCAGAGGGTTGAGTTTGTTCTTGAGGCAGACAAAAGAAGTTACCTTATGGACCTTCTTCACGCACAAAAAGCCAACGGCACCCATGGAAAG CAATCTCTTACTTTGGTATTTGTGGAGACGAAGAGAGGAGCTGATGCTCTGGAGGACTGGCTGTTTAAAAACGGGTTCCCTGCAACAAGCATTCACGGTGACCGAACACAACAG GAAAGAGAGTACGCATTGAGGTCCTTCAAGAGTGGAGCAACACCCATACTTGTTGCAACTGATGTGGCTGCTCGCGGACTTGACATACCTCACGTTGCTCATGTCATCAATTTTGACCTCCCAAATGATATAGATGACTATGTTCATCGTATTGGGAGGACAGGACGAGCGGGGAAATCTGGTCTAGCTACTGCCTTTTTCAACGAGGGCAACCTATCACTAGCAAGGCCATTATGTGATCTAATGCATGAGGCTAACCAAGAGGTCCCAACATGGCTTGAGAACTATGCTGCCCGTTCTTCATACGGTGGTGGCGGTGGTAGAAATCGCCGATCAGGTGGTGCTCGATTTGGTGGCCGTGACTTCCGCCGTGACCGGGACTTcaggggaggcggcggcggaggaggatataGTGGCGGTGgttatggtggtggtggtggatatgGCGGCAGCTACGGTGGAGGTGCAACTAGTTCCTGGGACTAG
- the LOC8081219 gene encoding probable acyl-activating enzyme 18, peroxisomal isoform X1, which produces MAASARGSVWEIQPRDVEAAGLAAADAAAFVAALRSAAAAAGSGATRDAVWAAVAAAGVLRPEHPHALHQLVYYSTYAGWDRDARGPPPYWFPSPIDCKQTNLGRLMEANGPKLLGSSYKDPISSLSHFYRFSVENQEVYWSMVLKQLAVNFKQEPRSILSTSDRSKKGGTWLQGAVLNIAECCLLPCPSLKRTDDSTAIIWRDEGLDDYPVNRMSLKELRGQVITVAHALDAMFEKGDRIAIDMPMTCNAVIIYLAIILGGFVVVSIADSFAPQEIGSRMGVSKAKAIFTQDFIVRGGKKVPLYSRVVQGTSSKAVVIPAIGDSIGITLRNGDMSWKDFLSRAAGRSSSYSPVYQSVDALTNILFSSGTTGEPKAIPWTQLSPIRCASDTWAHLDVRPCEIGCWPTNLGWVMGPIIIYSCFLNGAALALYHGSPLGRDFCKFVQDAGVTVLGSVPSLVKSWKAGNCAEGLDWTKIRVLGTTGEASDIDDNLWLTSRASYKPIVECCGGTELASSYIQGSLLRPQVFGAFSGASMSTGFVILDEQGTPYPDDVPCTGEVGLFPLYFGASDRLLNANHDKVYFDGMPIYKGRQLRRHGDIIQRTVGGYYIVQGRADDTMNLGGIKTSSVEIERVCNRADECLLETAAVSIKPSGGGPEHLAILAVLKDRSAQYDVNLLKRKFQTAIQKNLNPLFKVSYVKVVPEFPRTASNKLLRRVLRDQLAQELSNRSKL; this is translated from the exons ATGGCGGCGAGCGCGAGGGGGAGCGTGTGGGAGATCCAGCCGCGCGACGTGGAGGCGGCGGGGCTCGCCGCAGCCGACGCGGCCGCGTTCGTCGCCGCGCTCCgctccgccgcggccgccgcgggcTCGGGAGCCACGCGGGACGCCGTGTGGGCGGCGGTTGCGGCGGCGGGGGTGCTGCGGCCGGAGCACCCGCACGCGCTCCACCAGCTCGTCTACTACTCCACCTACGCTGGGTGGGACCGCGACGCCCGGGGCCCGCCGCCGTACTGGTTCCCGTCTCC AATTGACTGTAAGCAAACAAACCTGGGGAGATTGATGGaagcaaatggaccaaagctgTTAGGATCATCATACAAGGACCCTATATCAAGTCTTAGCCACTTTTACAGGTTTTCCGTAGAGAACCAAGAG GTCTACTGGTCAATGGTGCTAAAGCAACTAGCAGTCAATTTTAAACAAGAACCAAGGTCAATTCTGAGTACATCAGATAGATCAAAGAAAGGGGGGACATGGCTTCAAGGTGCAGTGCTCAATATAGCTGAATGTTGTCTGCTGCCTTGTCCTTCCCTGAAGAGGACAGATGACAGTACAGCTATCATTTGGAGGGATGAAGGCCTTGATGATTATCCAGTGAACCGTATGTCACTGAAGGAGCTTCGCGGTCAAGTGAT AACTGTTGCACATGCCTTAGATGCCATGTTTGAGAAGGGGGACCGGATTGCAATAGACATGCCTATGACATGCAATGCAGTCATAATATATTTGGCGATCATCCTTGGTGGCTTTGTTGTTGTATCTATAGCGGATAGTTTTGCACCTCAGGAGATTGGTAGTCGTATGggtgtctcaaaagcaaaaGCAATTTTTACCCAG GATTTCATTGTTAGAGGAGGGAAGAAAGTTCCACTTTACAG TCGTGTCGTACAAGGGACTTCGTCTAAAGCTGTTGTGATTCCTGCAATTGGAGACTCTATTGGAATTACGCTAAGGAATGGTGATATGTCATGGAAAGATTTTCTTTCTCGTGCTGCTGGAAG GTCATCTTCTTATTCTCCAGTTTATCAATCTGTGGATGCACTAACTAATATACTATTTTCTTCAGGAACAACTG GGGAGCCAAAAGCAATACCGTGGACACAACTTTCTCCCATAAGATGTGCATCTGATACCTGGGCGCATTTGGATGTTCGTCCATGTGAAATAGGTTGCTGGCCAACTAATCTGGGCTGGGTTATGGGACCAATAATCATATACTCATGCTTTCTAAATGGGGCGGCTTTGGCTTTATATCATGGATCTCCACTTGGACGCGATTTCTGCAAGTTTGTACAG gATGCTGGTGTGACTGTATTAGGAAGTGTGCCTAGCTTGGTGAAGTCATGGAAAGCTGGGAACTGTGCTGAAGGGCTTGACTGGACCAAAATCAG AGTACTAGGCACAACAGGGGAGGCTTCTGATATTGATGACAATCTGTGGCTAACTTCGCGTGCCTCATACAAGCCCATTGTTGAGTGCTGTGGGGGCACAGAGTTGGCATCCTCATACATTCAAGGGAGTCTTTTGCGACCACAGGTCTTTGGAGCTTTTAGTGGTGCATCAATGTCCACTGGGTTTGTCATACTTGATGAACAGGGAACTCCGTAT CCTGATGATGTACCTTGCACTGGAGAAGTGGGTCTCTTCCCTTTGTATTTTGGTGCTAGTGATCGACttctcaatgctaatcatgacaAGGTTTACTTTGATGGAATGCCCATTTATAAAGGAAGG CAACTCAGACGACATGGAGATATAATCCAGAGGACAGTAGGTGGGTACTATATTGTACAGGGAAGGGCGGATGACACCATGAACCTTGGAGGAATTAAG ACCAGTTCAGTTGAGATAGAGCGGGTATGCAACAGAGCTGACGAGTGTCTGCTAGAAACAGCAGCAGTTAGCATCAAGCCTTCTGGCGGGGGACCAGAACATCTAGCTATCTTAGCAGTGCTAAAAGATAGATCGGCCCAGTATGACGTGAATCTTCTCAAGAGGAAGTTTCAGACAGCCATTCAGAAGAACCTTAACCCTCTCTTCAAG GTGAGCTATGTCAAAGTCGTTCCTGAGTTCCCAAGAACAGCTTCGAACAAGCTGCTGAGAAGGGTTCTGAGGGATCAACTAGCGCAGGAACTCTCAAATCGGAGCAAGCTATGA